One Ureaplasma urealyticum serovar 8 str. ATCC 27618 genomic window carries:
- a CDS encoding ComEC/Rec2 family competence protein: protein MINNTFKTKNYYISFLILATSIACCFYYNNFWILIVNVCQFYWLYQIKFNYKLIILIIVFSILCFALCLLIHKNFNTHYLITNLEKECDWSLRKQIIVYLSKKYLNKNTLMLIKLMIFNEKVSGNFKQILYDLNIAHLFIVSGLHLNIFLLIINKIFFKKWPKISFVIGICFLIFYGYLLEFSIGFIRVFIMHILSIKFFQKISKMDKLAISGLIIASLSIYNLSMLSFIFAYLALFCIYLLNLFIKDNSILKNIYINLYILSITFIISINLNEKINFLSIIFGYVMNLPILFVYQVLFWFMFIPHFEVVLDGVTNILVKAIYFINEIDANIYIKNYSEIITIFYTSIWLTISLWIYYKKILKKV, encoded by the coding sequence GTGATTAATAATACATTTAAAACTAAAAATTATTACATTAGTTTTTTAATTTTAGCAACTAGTATTGCTTGCTGTTTTTATTATAATAATTTTTGAATTTTAATAGTTAATGTTTGTCAATTTTATTGACTATACCAAATTAAATTTAATTATAAATTAATTATTTTAATAATCGTTTTTAGTATTTTATGTTTTGCTTTATGCTTATTAATTCACAAAAATTTTAACACCCATTATTTAATAACAAATCTTGAAAAAGAATGCGATTGATCATTAAGAAAACAAATCATAGTGTATTTGAGTAAAAAATATTTAAACAAAAATACTTTAATGTTAATTAAGTTAATGATTTTTAATGAAAAAGTTAGTGGTAATTTTAAACAAATTTTATACGATCTTAATATTGCTCATTTATTTATTGTTTCCGGATTACACTTGAACATTTTTCTTTTAATTATTAATAAAATCTTTTTTAAAAAATGACCAAAAATAAGTTTTGTAATAGGAATATGTTTTTTAATTTTTTATGGATATTTACTTGAATTTTCAATTGGTTTTATTCGTGTTTTTATTATGCATATTTTATCCATTAAATTTTTTCAAAAAATTTCTAAAATGGATAAATTAGCAATTAGTGGTCTAATTATTGCTTCTTTAAGTATTTATAACTTATCAATGCTTAGTTTTATTTTTGCATATTTAGCTTTGTTTTGTATTTATCTTCTTAATCTTTTTATAAAAGACAATTCAATTTTAAAAAATATTTATATAAATTTATATATTTTATCGATTACTTTCATTATATCGATCAATTTAAATGAAAAAATAAATTTTTTAAGTATTATTTTTGGTTATGTAATGAATCTGCCAATTCTTTTTGTTTATCAAGTTCTTTTTTGATTCATGTTCATCCCTCATTTTGAAGTTGTTTTAGATGGAGTTACTAATATATTAGTAAAAGCAATTTATTTTATTAATGAAATTGATGCAAACATTTACATTAAAAACTATTCAGAAATCATTACGATTTTTTATACAAGTATTTGGTTAACAATCTCGCTTTGAATTTATTACAAAAAAATATTAAAAAAAGTATAA
- a CDS encoding Abi family protein: protein MALSKHSIGLIKNLKNKGLIIKNKEKFISFLFNYGVIRVIDGYSFFLKKDNQYVEGLKSKDLINFVLLDRKIANLMGDCIMLFEQQLNAVVVQNFLKINNLTSKYVIDMRADPFLKFDSPRHYEILSENIYTYANSSNLLSQFNISVQQIPLINLALSWTLNTTIGFYRAVDANVQISVLEHFELNHITPLEFIDILHIVKHFRNSISHNDMVITNSFNDNASAFAKVLRLKSVKKVVGFLDVVDFLTAFTNDKFHVLNGNLRDKIMQAIKKAKFKGAVLHHINNLLGIEG from the coding sequence ATGGCGTTAAGTAAACATAGTATTGGTTTGATTAAAAATTTAAAAAACAAAGGATTAATTATTAAAAATAAAGAGAAATTTATTAGTTTTTTATTTAATTATGGAGTTATAAGAGTAATTGATGGTTATTCATTTTTTTTAAAAAAAGATAATCAATATGTTGAAGGGTTAAAAAGTAAAGATTTAATCAACTTTGTTTTATTAGATCGCAAGATTGCTAATTTAATGGGTGATTGCATTATGTTGTTTGAACAACAATTAAACGCTGTGGTTGTACAAAATTTTTTAAAAATCAATAATCTAACTTCAAAGTATGTTATAGATATGCGTGCAGATCCTTTTTTAAAATTTGATTCACCAAGACATTATGAAATCTTATCTGAAAATATTTATACATATGCTAATTCTTCAAATTTATTAAGCCAATTCAATATTAGTGTGCAACAAATTCCTTTAATTAATTTAGCACTATCATGAACATTAAACACTACAATTGGTTTTTATCGAGCAGTTGATGCTAATGTACAAATTAGTGTTTTAGAACATTTTGAACTAAATCATATTACGCCATTAGAATTTATTGATATTCTTCATATTGTTAAACATTTTCGAAATAGTATTTCACATAATGATATGGTAATTACAAATAGTTTTAATGATAATGCGAGTGCATTTGCGAAAGTATTAAGGTTAAAAAGTGTTAAAAAAGTTGTAGGTTTTTTAGATGTTGTTGATTTTTTAACAGCTTTTACAAATGATAAATTTCATGTTTTAAATGGTAATTTGCGCGACAAAATTATGCAAGCAATTAAAAAGGCCAAATTTAAAGGAGCAGTTTTGCATCACATCAATAATTTATTGGGAATTGAAGGTTAA
- a CDS encoding NAD(P)H-dependent glycerol-3-phosphate dehydrogenase: MSKILIIGSGAFGSALTQVLVSNHHTVDVYGINQNELNDLQQNQKNTTYFQDQKLSQPINNTYLDIHLALKNHYDFIVIVIPSFAIKNFVDSIKTLDLSQAIVVNAAKGLNLETKSSWCDYIQQNLKIKALIGLVGPSFAIDVFLKKPTVVNLVGTDLDALIKTKQAFENDWFKCVLSKQFEVANYISCFKNALAIGCGIIYGLEKSHNSLVAFLTKGINEMQLILETIYQKKVNPLEYFFIGDTILTCTDQKSRNFSFGLLVAQQGVQTALENKQKTVEGLNNIKVIYEIIKTKQIDAPLFESLYEVINENLTPKSLFNKSFC; the protein is encoded by the coding sequence ATGAGTAAAATTTTAATTATTGGAAGTGGTGCTTTTGGAAGTGCTTTAACACAAGTTTTAGTTTCAAACCATCACACAGTTGATGTTTATGGAATTAATCAAAACGAACTAAATGATTTACAACAAAACCAAAAAAATACAACTTATTTTCAAGATCAAAAATTAAGCCAACCAATTAATAATACTTATTTAGATATTCATTTAGCACTTAAAAATCACTATGATTTTATTGTGATTGTTATTCCTTCATTTGCTATTAAAAACTTTGTTGATAGTATTAAAACACTTGATTTATCACAAGCTATAGTTGTTAATGCTGCTAAAGGATTAAATCTTGAAACAAAATCTTCATGATGTGATTATATTCAACAAAATTTAAAAATCAAAGCCTTAATTGGATTAGTTGGTCCTTCATTTGCTATTGATGTTTTCTTAAAAAAACCAACAGTTGTTAATTTAGTAGGAACTGATTTAGATGCACTTATAAAAACAAAGCAAGCATTTGAAAATGATTGATTTAAATGCGTTTTATCAAAACAATTTGAAGTTGCTAATTATATTTCTTGTTTTAAAAATGCTTTAGCAATTGGTTGTGGCATTATTTATGGATTAGAAAAATCACACAATTCATTAGTAGCTTTTTTAACTAAAGGAATTAATGAAATGCAATTAATTTTAGAAACAATTTATCAAAAAAAAGTTAATCCTTTAGAATACTTTTTTATTGGTGATACCATTTTAACTTGCACTGATCAAAAATCACGTAATTTTAGTTTTGGCTTATTAGTTGCACAACAAGGAGTGCAAACAGCTTTAGAAAATAAACAAAAAACAGTTGAAGGTTTAAATAATATTAAAGTGATTTATGAAATTATTAAAACAAAGCAAATTGATGCTCCACTTTTTGAAAGTTTATACGAAGTTATTAATGAAAATCTAACACCAAAGTCTTTGTTTAATAAAAGTTTTTGTTAA
- the rsmH gene encoding 16S rRNA (cytosine(1402)-N(4))-methyltransferase RsmH, whose protein sequence is MEFNQHTTVLLNETIELLHVKPDGIYVDCTFGRGGHSQLILKKLSKKGKLICIDQDQQAIDFANNLFKDNPNVIVIKTNFKNLKSVLYDHQIFHVDGFVFDLGLSSPQLDDPERGFSYHKDALLDMRMDQEQKLNAHYIVNHYSFAKLVNIFTKYGEIKYAKTIANGIVKERSTKAINTTLELVEIIKNYSPKKILFEKKHPARLFFQAIRIEVNDELNILEKAFNDAISMLNPLGVVAIISFHSLEDKIVKKVFNNYAKNKLPKEIPLNNYVNQYSLLNQKIMPSTQELNDNNRSRSSILRGLVKNY, encoded by the coding sequence ATGGAATTTAATCAACACACTACTGTTTTATTAAACGAAACAATTGAATTATTACACGTAAAACCTGATGGTATCTATGTAGATTGCACATTTGGTCGTGGAGGACATTCACAACTTATCTTAAAAAAACTTTCAAAAAAAGGTAAATTAATTTGTATAGATCAAGACCAACAGGCAATTGATTTTGCAAACAATTTATTCAAAGACAATCCAAATGTAATTGTTATTAAAACTAATTTTAAAAATTTAAAATCAGTTTTATATGATCATCAAATCTTTCATGTTGATGGTTTTGTATTTGATTTAGGTTTATCAAGTCCGCAACTTGATGATCCAGAACGTGGTTTTAGTTATCATAAAGATGCTTTATTAGATATGCGAATGGATCAAGAACAGAAATTAAATGCTCACTATATTGTTAATCATTATTCTTTTGCAAAATTAGTGAATATCTTTACAAAATATGGTGAAATAAAATACGCTAAAACGATTGCTAATGGGATTGTTAAAGAACGTAGCACTAAAGCGATTAATACAACACTAGAATTAGTTGAAATCATTAAAAATTATTCTCCTAAAAAAATATTATTTGAGAAAAAACATCCTGCACGCTTGTTTTTTCAAGCAATTCGAATAGAAGTTAATGATGAATTAAATATTCTCGAAAAAGCATTTAATGATGCTATTTCAATGTTAAATCCTTTAGGCGTTGTTGCAATTATTAGTTTTCATAGTCTTGAAGATAAAATTGTTAAAAAAGTTTTTAATAATTATGCAAAAAATAAATTACCTAAAGAAATTCCATTAAACAATTATGTAAATCAATATAGTTTACTGAATCAAAAAATTATGCCAAGTACCCAAGAATTAAACGATAACAATCGTTCACGATCATCAATTTTAAGAGGATTAGTTAAAAATTATTAA
- the mraZ gene encoding division/cell wall cluster transcriptional repressor MraZ, protein MFIGTYNHSIDSKNRMLIPSKVKATLNEVTFVYLSLGFDENIDMRLESEFNQFVDNINNLPIGSREARNLTRLLLSQTYKVEIDSASRILIPQNLIDKAKIKKDIYIIGTNDRYEIWAKEVYDDFSLNQEDTLSDLAEKLLINGI, encoded by the coding sequence ATGTTTATTGGTACTTATAATCATTCCATCGATTCTAAAAATCGTATGCTAATCCCATCAAAAGTTAAAGCAACGTTAAACGAAGTCACTTTTGTTTATTTATCACTTGGTTTTGATGAGAATATAGATATGAGATTAGAAAGTGAATTTAATCAATTTGTTGACAACATTAATAATTTACCAATTGGTTCAAGAGAAGCTCGAAACCTTACAAGATTACTTTTAAGTCAAACTTATAAGGTAGAAATTGATAGTGCATCAAGAATTTTAATACCACAAAATCTTATTGATAAAGCCAAGATCAAAAAAGATATTTACATTATTGGAACAAATGATCGCTATGAAATTTGAGCAAAAGAAGTCTATGATGACTTTAGTTTAAATCAAGAAGATACGCTAAGTGATTTAGCTGAAAAATTATTAATTAATGGAATTTAA
- a CDS encoding NAD(P)H-dependent oxidoreductase: protein MKKTLVLYARVCPTKSFHTQQIFEAFQKQTNFVCVNLDANQPFDVLKEQEFILGFDRIILLFTLNWYNIPWSLSRYFIEVWRTFPFSLENKEVYKIITTGANQDFYEKKDPNINNISVEEYLNNVNGMLKKLRASIQKSFYYYGAINQDQARLNQFVNELIKYFKNQN from the coding sequence ATGAAAAAAACATTAGTTTTATACGCACGTGTTTGTCCAACTAAATCGTTTCATACACAACAAATTTTTGAAGCTTTTCAAAAACAAACAAATTTTGTTTGTGTTAATCTTGATGCAAATCAACCTTTTGATGTTTTAAAAGAGCAAGAATTTATCTTAGGATTTGATCGAATTATTTTATTGTTTACGCTAAATTGATATAACATTCCTTGATCATTATCACGTTATTTTATAGAAGTTTGAAGAACTTTTCCTTTTAGTTTAGAAAATAAAGAAGTTTATAAAATCATCACAACTGGGGCTAATCAAGATTTTTATGAAAAAAAAGATCCTAATATTAATAACATTTCAGTTGAAGAATATTTGAATAATGTAAATGGAATGCTAAAAAAATTACGAGCAAGTATTCAAAAAAGTTTTTATTATTATGGTGCAATTAATCAAGATCAAGCGCGTTTAAATCAATTTGTTAATGAATTAATAAAATATTTTAAAAATCAAAATTAA
- the uvrC gene encoding excinuclease ABC subunit UvrC — MNDLLKTKLKLIPHKPGCYLWKDEFDQIIYIGKAKDLYNRTHSYFNGPKDNKTSKLVSNIKDLEYIVVNNVNEALILENNLIKTHRPKYNILLKDGSNYPYIMITNEQYPRLKYVRTYDKNKGIYFGPLADSTNKYQLFNLLNSIFPFNKCNHQPHQKCIYYDLHQCINQVQPQTYEKAIAEVKEIFKGNLDHILAILENKEQHAVAKLDFENAQKYAEQQKALTYIINSGLVQLDNNESFDVVGFYEKNNYLVIIIFNYVKGKLLNKSADTFAIYDHEINELITSFLMQYYSQNKISTKIIVSLDDDNLLALSQRFKTKFINAQTKFHKQILKLAFDNAILYFDSNIKSVINKQNELDEALNQLKQILKLSDLSMIECFDNSNINLSLPIAGMIVYQNGKLNNKLNRKYNLMTTKNASDYHFMIEVITRRYQRLVSQHQKLPNLIVVDGGKLQVNAALYALEQLQISIPLIGLKKDQKHKTNAIVLANGDEIILDRKSVLYKFLANMQNDVHNYAISFLRNKHTKSIFNSLLNDVQGLGKKRLNELLNYYDSINDLKSASDQELLQFLPKNVLVNLREKLNKI, encoded by the coding sequence ATGAATGATTTATTAAAAACTAAATTAAAATTAATTCCTCACAAACCTGGTTGTTATTTGTGAAAAGATGAATTTGATCAAATTATTTATATTGGTAAAGCCAAAGATTTATATAATAGAACACATTCATATTTTAATGGTCCAAAAGATAATAAAACTAGTAAATTAGTAAGTAATATTAAAGATCTTGAATACATTGTGGTTAATAATGTTAATGAAGCTTTAATTTTAGAAAATAATTTAATTAAAACACATCGCCCAAAATATAATATCTTACTAAAAGATGGTTCTAACTATCCTTATATCATGATTACAAACGAACAATATCCACGATTAAAATATGTTCGTACTTATGATAAAAATAAAGGAATTTATTTTGGTCCATTAGCTGATAGTACAAATAAATATCAATTATTTAACTTATTAAATAGTATATTTCCATTTAATAAATGTAATCACCAACCCCATCAAAAATGCATTTACTATGATCTTCATCAATGCATAAATCAAGTACAACCGCAGACATATGAAAAAGCAATTGCTGAAGTTAAAGAAATTTTTAAAGGTAATTTAGATCATATTTTAGCTATTTTAGAAAATAAAGAACAACATGCAGTTGCTAAATTAGATTTTGAAAATGCTCAAAAATATGCTGAGCAACAAAAAGCACTTACTTATATTATTAACTCAGGTTTAGTACAATTAGATAATAATGAAAGTTTTGATGTTGTAGGTTTTTATGAAAAAAACAATTATTTAGTAATTATTATTTTTAATTATGTTAAGGGTAAATTATTAAATAAAAGTGCTGATACATTTGCTATTTATGATCATGAAATTAATGAATTAATAACTTCATTTTTAATGCAATACTATTCACAAAATAAAATTAGTACAAAAATTATTGTGAGTTTAGATGATGATAATTTATTAGCTTTATCACAAAGATTTAAGACAAAATTTATTAATGCGCAAACGAAATTTCACAAACAAATTCTTAAATTAGCTTTTGATAATGCGATTTTATATTTTGATTCTAATATTAAGAGTGTAATTAATAAACAAAACGAATTAGATGAGGCTTTAAATCAATTAAAGCAAATTTTAAAGTTGTCAGATTTAAGTATGATTGAGTGTTTTGATAACTCTAATATTAATTTAAGTTTACCAATTGCTGGAATGATTGTTTACCAAAATGGTAAATTAAATAATAAATTAAATCGTAAATATAATTTAATGACAACTAAAAATGCTTCTGATTATCATTTTATGATCGAAGTTATCACAAGACGTTATCAACGATTAGTTTCACAACATCAAAAATTACCCAATCTAATCGTAGTAGATGGAGGAAAACTACAAGTTAATGCAGCTTTGTATGCTTTAGAACAATTACAAATAAGTATTCCATTAATAGGATTAAAAAAAGATCAAAAACACAAAACTAATGCTATTGTTTTAGCTAATGGTGATGAAATTATTTTAGATCGTAAAAGTGTTTTATATAAGTTTTTAGCAAATATGCAAAATGATGTTCACAATTATGCCATTTCATTTTTAAGAAACAAACACACAAAATCTATTTTTAATTCTTTATTAAATGATGTTCAAGGTCTAGGTAAAAAGCGTTTAAATGAACTTTTAAATTATTATGATAGTATTAACGATTTAAAAAGTGCATCTGATCAAGAATTATTACAATTTTTACCTAAAAATGTCTTAGTTAATCTACGTGAAAAACTAAATAAAATATAA
- the der gene encoding ribosome biogenesis GTPase Der → MRTIAIVGKPNVGKSSLFNRILMRRKSIVDDQPGVTRDRIYDVGNWLTRDFMLIDTGGIISSEDTYQDNINEQVLFAINEANTIIFLVSAKDGINNDDKKIAKMLKEKAKDKKVILVVNKVESEKYYFNEGELYSFGFGKFFKISAEHGIGMGDLLDELVKDMPIQNALEQQERFKFCIIGRPNVGKSSLTNTILGEQRMIVNAEAGSTRDSIDNDFSYHNKKYTIIDTAGVRRKGKIVEAVEKYAVLRTQKAIERSQLILLVLDGSEPFKEQDEVVGGLAYDANIPTIIVVNKWDNIANKNSHTMEMVKKQIRSQFKYLSWAPIVFISALDNKRIHTIFETIELVREQAMRKVATSLLNDVVIKANAFQEPPPFKGGRISISYVVQVQSQIPTFVLKCNNPKFLHFSYARYIENEIRKAFGFDSVPITLYWQDKNKKLRGE, encoded by the coding sequence ATGAGAACTATTGCTATTGTTGGAAAGCCAAATGTTGGTAAATCATCACTATTTAATCGTATTTTAATGCGACGAAAATCGATTGTGGATGATCAACCTGGAGTAACAAGAGATCGAATTTATGATGTTGGAAATTGACTAACAAGAGACTTTATGTTAATTGACACTGGTGGAATAATTAGTTCTGAAGATACTTATCAAGATAACATTAACGAACAAGTTTTATTTGCCATTAATGAAGCAAATACAATTATTTTTTTAGTTTCAGCAAAAGATGGCATTAATAATGATGATAAAAAAATCGCTAAAATGTTAAAAGAAAAAGCAAAAGATAAAAAAGTTATTTTGGTCGTAAATAAGGTTGAATCTGAAAAATATTATTTTAATGAGGGCGAATTATATTCATTTGGATTTGGTAAATTTTTTAAAATTTCAGCTGAACATGGAATTGGAATGGGTGATCTTTTAGATGAATTAGTAAAAGATATGCCAATTCAAAATGCTTTAGAGCAACAAGAACGTTTTAAATTTTGCATTATTGGAAGGCCTAATGTTGGTAAAAGTTCATTAACTAATACTATTTTAGGTGAACAAAGAATGATTGTTAACGCTGAAGCTGGTTCAACACGTGATTCAATTGATAATGACTTTAGTTATCATAATAAAAAATATACAATCATTGATACAGCAGGAGTACGACGAAAAGGCAAAATTGTTGAAGCAGTAGAAAAATATGCTGTTTTACGAACACAAAAAGCGATTGAAAGATCACAATTAATTTTATTAGTACTTGATGGATCAGAGCCATTTAAAGAACAAGATGAAGTTGTAGGTGGTTTAGCATATGATGCTAATATTCCTACCATTATTGTTGTGAATAAGTGAGATAATATCGCTAATAAAAATAGTCATACAATGGAAATGGTCAAAAAACAAATTCGTTCACAATTTAAATACTTATCATGAGCACCAATTGTTTTTATTAGTGCTTTAGATAATAAAAGAATTCACACTATTTTTGAAACTATTGAACTTGTGCGTGAGCAAGCAATGCGCAAGGTTGCTACTTCTTTATTAAATGATGTAGTTATTAAAGCGAACGCCTTTCAAGAACCGCCTCCTTTTAAAGGTGGAAGAATTAGTATTTCATACGTTGTTCAAGTCCAATCACAAATTCCTACTTTTGTTTTAAAATGTAATAATCCAAAATTTTTACATTTTAGTTATGCTCGTTACATTGAAAATGAAATTCGTAAAGCGTTTGGATTTGATAGTGTACCAATAACATTGTATTGACAAGATAAAAACAAAAAATTACGAGGGGAGTAG